DNA sequence from the Halodesulfovibrio sp. MK-HDV genome:
CTCCGACTATGAAGGTTGGCGGAGAGGTGCTCCCAAGCTTACAGTCTCAAGATCATAGCTTACAACTGTACAGTCTGGATAACGCATTCAACGGAGAGGATTTCATTGCGTTTGTAGAGCGCATTAAGCGTCAGCAACCAGATGCAGATTTGTCCTTTTGGATTGATCCCAAGATGGATGGACTCGCTATGGAGATTATTTATGAAAATGGCTCCTTTACTGCTGCGTTAACTCGAGGCGATGGAACAACAGGTGAGGTTGTAACTCATACAGTGCGTACTATTAAGAACGTACCATTACGTCTGCGCGGAAAAAACGTCCCAACCCGTCTGGAAGTTCGTGGTGAAGTAGTTATCAGACGAGACGCATTTTCTAAACTGAATGAGACTCAGCGTAAGTACGGTAAGAAGGTTTTTGCTAATCCGCGTAACGCTGCGGCGGGGTCTGTTCGTCAGTTGGACTCATCTGTAGCTGCTGCTCGTCCTCTAATGTTCCTTGCTTATGGAATAGGCATTGTGGAATGGGAGGATAATGGACAGGAGTGGACTACACAACAAGCAATCATTAATGGATTGTCTGACCTTGGTTTTACTGTACCGCAGGATGCACAGCTTTGTGAAAGCCCAGAAGATGTAAACGCCTTGTTTGAACAGTTAGGTGAGAAACGTGACACACTACCATTCGAAATTGACGGTATGGTCGCAAAGCTGAATGATCTTGAGTTGCAAACAGCACTTGGGTTTACAGCAAGGTTCCCTCGTTGGGCAATCGCATTTAAGTTTCCTGCACAGCAAGCTGTTACCAGATTGGAAGAGATTACCATTCAGGTTGGTCGTACAGGCGTATTAACACCTGTTGCTGTTCTAGATCCCGTTGAGGTGGGTGGTGTTGTCGTATCACGTGCAACACTTCATAACGAAGACGAGATTCAGGCAAAGGGACTTATGGAAGGGGATATGGTTATCGTTCAGCGTGCTGGCGATGTTATCCCTGAAGTCGTTCGCGCTTTGGTAGAAAAACGTGACGGCTCAGAAAAAGAATTTACGTTTCCAAAAGAATGTCCTGTTTGTCATACCGATGTAGTACGTGAAGAGGGCGAGGCTGCATGGCGTTGTATTAACGTCACATGCCCAGCTGTTGTTAAGCGTTCTGTTTCACACTTTGTGTCTAAAGCTGGTTTAGATATTCAAGGTGTAGGTAAGAGCTGGGTAGAGAAGCTTGTAGACAAGGGGATGGTTAAACACCCTGTTGATCTATTTGAAATAAAGCGTCTTGACCTTATGCAGTTTGAAGGCATGGGGCCGGTTTCTGCTCAAAAGTTTGTAACCGCGCTTGCAGATATTAAAAAGTCAGCTCCCTTGTCCCGTTTTATCTGTGCATTAGGTATTCGACACGTTGGTGAGCAGACAGGGAAGGTCCTGGCAAAGACCTATAAAGATTTAGATGCACTTGCGCTTGCAAACGTAACAGAACTTCAAGAGCTTCCTGACGTCGGGGCAGAAATTGCTGAGTCTATAGTCGACTTCTTCGATAACGAAGCCAACAAGGCTATGCTGGAGCGTTTTAAAGCCATTGGGCTAGATCCTAAGCAAGAGGAAACTGTCGCAATCGATGAAGGCCATCCCTTTGCAGGTAAAACTGTTGTCTTTACCGGTTCACTTACAACAAAGCGTGCTGATGCTAAAGAAATGGCGGAAAGCGTGGGGGCAAAGGTTGTAGGAAGTGTTTCTAAAAAGCTTGATTATCTAGTCGCAGGTGAAAAAGCTGGAAGTAAGCTTGCAAAGGCAGAGCAACTCGGGATAATAATTTTGACGGAAGATGAATTCTTAGCAATGTATAAGAGTGAGTCTTCAATTCAGACTGTGGATTCTAATGCTGTGGCGGCAGCAGATGAGACCCCTTCAAGTATCACAGACCCATCACAGGATACTGCGAATGATTCTGTTGCAGATAAAGAAGAGAGAGAAGACGTTGCGGCGGAGCTCGCCGTTATAACAGAAGTTGTTTCTTCAGAAGAATCTGTAGCAGAAGAGAATACTGTAGAACCTGTGAAGGAAGAACCTTCTCAAGAGAAGGAAGATACAGAGAAGAAGGATGAAACAAAAAAGAAAAAACAGTCAGCAAATTCATCAGAGCAACATAGCCTGTTTGGATAATTGCTGGCAGTCTTCCACATTCAATATATTTTGAATGGACAAGGCACGAAAGTGTCTAAGGAAGAATAACCGTCGTACATTCGGAGGAATGACATGAGCGTATCTATAGTTGTAATGGGTGCTAATGGTCGTATGGGTACAACAATTGCGCGAATGGCGCAGGATAGCGACAAGTACGAACTTGCAGCTGTTGTTGAACGTAAAGGACACGAAGGCCGTCTTGATTTTTGGGGCTGTGAAGTTTCAAATGATCTGGATGATGTTCTTGGCAAACTTGATAAGGCCGTTGTTATCGATTTTACTATTCCTATTTCAAGTTTGGAAAATGCTAAGATTGCGGCAAAACATAACACTCCGATTGTAATGGGTACTACTGGCTTTACTAACGAAGAGCGTGCGCAACTTGAAGAGTTGGCTAAAACATCTCCTATGTTTTGGGCACCAAATACAAGTGTAGGCGTATATGCTCTTACTCAAATTTTGCCTGAACTTATCAAAATTCTCGGTGAAGACTACGATCTTGAAATGGTTGAATTACACCATAACAAGAAAAAGGACTCTCCAAGCGGCACGGCTATGCGTCTTGCAGAATGCCTTGCAGAAGCTAAAAAATGGGATCTTGATGAAGTTGCCAACTACCATCGTGAAGGTATGATTGGCGAACGTCCTAAAGAAGAAATCGGTATTCAGACAATTCGCGGCGGTGACGTTGTGGGTGTGCATACTGTGTACGCAATGGGCCCGGGAGAACGCATCGAAGTTACACATCATGCGCATTCTCGTGAAACCTTTGCGGCGGGTGCACTTCGTGCTGCTTACTGGCTTGCAGGACGTGAGGCAGGAAAACTTTATTCTATGTCGGATATTATCTAATGAAAGTAGCGCTTCTTCAGCTGAACCCTGTTGTGGGTGATGTTTCTGGCAATATTAATAAGATTGCCGAAGCAGTAAAAAAAGCTGCAAAAGACGGAGCACAGCTTTGTGTGACTCCTGAATTATCTGTATGCGGGTATCCTCCACGCGATTTGTTATTGCGTCAGGATTTTATTGACGGCTGTCAGGAATCTCTCAGCGCACTCGCTGTAGAGTTGAAAGATATGCCTCCTACCTTAGTCGGTGTGCCTATTCATAATCCGGATAGTGTAGGCAAACCTGTGTTTAACGCTGCCGCTTTGTTGGCAAATGGAACATACTCCATTGTAGCGCATAAAACATTGCTTCCTACCTATGATGTTTTTGACGAAAACAGATATTTTGAGCAGGGAAAGCTACGCGGTCTTGTGACCATTAATGGACGTAAAGTCGGCGTAACAATCTGCGAAGATATTTGGAACGACAAGTCCTATTGGAAGAACCGCAGGCAGTATACGCAAGACCCGCTCGGGGCACTTGTTGAAGACGGCGCAGACCTCATTATTAACCTTTCTGCATCACCATTTACGCTCGGCAAGCAGTTTGTGCGTGAGCAGATGCTTTCATCTATGGTTTGTCATTACGAGATTCCGTTCTTGTATGTTAACCAGGTTGGCGGCAATGATGACCTTATCTTTGCAGGCAAAAGTCTTGCTTACGCTTCTGATGGTACACTCATTGGCAAAGGCAACTCTTTTGAAGAAGACATCATTCTTGTAGACTTCGAGGCCAAATCGGGTCGAGTTGCGCATGAAGATGCTCGAGACGAAGCACAGGCATGGCAAGCACTGGTTCTTGGAACCCGTGACTACGTGCAGAAGTGTGGCTTTAAGAAAGTCGTGCTTGGTCTGTCCGGAGGAGTCGATTCTGCTTTAACGGCGGCCGTTGCGGCGGAGGCTCTCGGTTCTGAAAATGTTATCGGCGTGCTCATGCCGTCACCATATTCCAGTCAGGGCAGCATTGACGACTCTCTTGATCTAGCAAAGCGTCTTGGAATCCACACAGAGACAATTGAAATTGAACCAATGCTTACAGCGTTTCTTGGTTCCCTTAATCCTGTCTTTGATGGCGCAGATACAGATGTGACTGAAGAAAACCTTCAGGCTCGTATTCGCGGTAATCTACTTATGGCAATGTCTAATAAGTTTGGTGCATTGCTTCTTACTACGGGTAACAAGTCTGAATTGGCAGTAGGTTACTGCACTATCTATGGTGACATGGCTGGTGGTTTAGCTGTTATTGCAGATGTGCCAAAGACGCTTGTGTGGAAAGTTTGCCGTTGGGCAAATGAGAACTGCGGCGAAAAAATTCCTGTTGAGATCATCGATAAAGCTCCGTCTGCTGAATTGCGTCCGGATCAGAAAGATTCTGACTCTTTGCCGGAATACGAAGAGCTTGATGCTATTCTCCGTAAGTACATTGATGAGCGTTTGGGAAAAGAAGCGATCATTTCGCAGGGACATGCTCGGGAAGATGTTGAGCGAGTTTTGTGGCTTGTAAAGATTTCTGAATTCAAGCGCAGACAGGCTGCTCCGGGTTTACGCATTACTGACCGAGCTTTTGGTACAGGTTGGAGAATGCCGGTTGCGAGCCGCGTTAACCTTCCGTAGCAGACAAGAAAATACAAATAAAAAAAGCGTGAGTCATATGACTCACGCTTTTTTTTTTATTCACTAACTTCTAATCGAACTCGCTGGCTGTAATATGCGGCGTTTTCACCAATGTCGGTTACGTGGGCTTCGACAATAGTGTTGGCGCATCGGTTGAACATCATCCAACCACCACGGCGTACGATAATTGCTTCTTGGTGTACTGAAGTGTCAGCTACAGCCTGTACTAGTAGCTTGCCGATGGAGGATACTATGTGTGCCTGTCCATCCGGCTCAATTCTATATTGCTTAAGGGTCGCAGGATGTACATACGCTTTTAACTGCTCTTGCTGTTCCTCTGCCGGAATCTGTGAATGCTCATAGTCTTTATTAATGAGGGACAGCAATGAGAGAGGAAAGTCTGTGTCTATTTCTGGCTCGTCATGTAATGCAGACTCAGGTAAACAATATTTTCCGTCTGGATGACCGAATTGCAGGTTTTTAAAGGCTACTGCCGGTCTGTCTGTTGGAAGAAATCCTTGTTGCCGGATCTTTTCAAGCGGATTTTTTGTAAGATTAGTAACTTCTTTTGTATCCAGTGCTTGTGCCAGAATATTATCTATCTCAGGAAACGGAATAGATAGGCGATTTGCCAAATCTCTGGCGATGTCATAATCCGCACGTGCTTCTCCCTTCGGTTCGAATACTTTGGCACTATATTGAATATAGTTGTGGAAGTAAGAGCCGAGAACATCTTCTCGCTCATAGATAAGTGCGCAGGGCAGGATTATGTCCGCACGTTTTGCGGTGTCGTTCATAAAAGCATCCACAACGACAACCATGTCGATTGTACTGAACGCTTGTGTCATCTTTGTTGCTTCCGGTGTCTGGTTGATGGCGTTTGTGCCGTCACACCAGAGAAATTCTATGTCATTGGCATCTAAAATCTCATCAGCAAGCTTTGGAGTAAGTAATTTACGCGAGGTTTTGCTGCCGGAACGCCAGCTTGAGTCAAAGTTTCTGCCTGTACTGACTCCTCCGTAACTACCGGCACCTTTTTGCCCAACGTTACCTGAGAGCATGCAAAGGGCGTTAATATAGCGGACATTTTCTCCACCATAGATATAGCGTTGTAGACCCCATCCTATGATACTGGAAACAGCAAAGTTCTCTTTGCCGTAAATTTCGACAAGAGTGGAAAGTTCAGTTGAACTAACCCCACATGCGTCCAGCAGGTGTCGCTCATCGAGTGTTTTGATGAAACGAACAAACGTTGAACTGTTTGAAGTGCGATTAAGGATGTTGTCAGGGATTCCTTCGTTTGCGAGGCGCCTGATGACCGCAGCAGCAAGGTGGCGGTCAGTACCCGGTCTAATTTGAATATGTAGGTCGCTGACATGTATTCGCATACCTTCTTCAGGAGAAGCAGGGGAGATGCTGACTATTTTACAGCCTTTGTTTCGTGCATCTTTCAAGAGTGTCGCAGTGTGGATAGACGAACGCAGGACATCTCGTCCCCAGTTTACGATACAGTCGGCATTGAGAAGCTCTGTGTGACTATTCTGATCGAGAGCGCCAAAATCAAGAATACATGATTCCATAATTGCGTTGTCACATAGTGCTCCTCGGGTTCCAGAGGCACCGAGCTGCCCGAATAGATAGCGACTTGTGTCTGCGAGCACTCCATGGAATCCGTAGCCGCGCACATGAAGCATGCGATCAGGAGTGTTTCTTAGCGTAGAAATTTTATCAACAATTGTTGTGAGAGCTTTATCCCATGATACAGGAACAAAGGTTGACCCACTGCGCATAAGAGGGGTTGTGATGCGGTCTGGTGCGTTTATGCGCGCAAGGGCGTGCTTACCCTTTTTGCAGGTGTACCCCTGTGTTATTGGGTGTGCAGGGTTGCCTTTGATCGAATGATTACCATGCTCGTCGGTTGTAACAATTGTAGAGCAACCGTCAGGACAGTCCAACGTGCATGCAGAAATACGTTCCATTTGTGCTCTCCTTTAGGAAATTTTTCTACATTCTAAAGTTATTTCTTTGGAGTTGTATAAATAGCGATAGTGTTAACTGGCAATGGATATTGGTCTAACATTGTTACGTTAGTATCTCATTTAATTTTGTTGCAGTATTTTCAAAAAAGATTTGGCTAAGAGATTGAAGCATAGCCTATAAACGAGAAAAAGCCGGAAAGATCCGGCTTTTTTAAATTGCTAAGATGCTAAATCTATTGAGCGTGCAATTTTGTACCCGGAATGATAGGAATATTATTCTCAGATAAAATTTCAACGGCTTGATCTGTTTTGTCAAAGCGGAAAATCAAAGTTGCGTTTGTACTGCCTGGCATAACAAAAGCGTACATGTATTCAACGTTGATACCATTGTTACCAAGAGTATCAAGGATGTGGTTTAATCCGCCCGGCTTGTCTTCAACTTCCACTGCAACAACATTGGTTTTGCCAACAGTGAAGCCTTTATCTTTTAATACGGACTTTGCCTTTTCACTATTATCTACGATAAGGCGCAAAATTCCAAAGTCCGTTGTGTCCGCGAGCGAAAGGGCTCGAATGTTGATACCATTCGTTGCCAATGTGTTAGTTACTTCTGCAAGGCGTCCGGCCTTGTTTTCCAGAAAAACGGATATTTGTTCTACTTTCATGAGGATTGCCCCTTATTGTCTTCAGATACATAGAGATATACTCTATTTCTAGCATTTGAAGTTGTAGTGGGCAATATTTAATACAACTTTGTCAAAATTAGGTAGTAAATGTTCATTTTTTGAAGAACACCGCACCGAAGAAAGTCGCGGATTGTGCTGATT
Encoded proteins:
- the ligA gene encoding NAD-dependent DNA ligase LigA: MSDSTTLSHNEAQERVLQLRKELEHHSYMYYVQDAPEITDAEYDVLFRELKGLEEAYPELLTSDSPTMKVGGEVLPSLQSQDHSLQLYSLDNAFNGEDFIAFVERIKRQQPDADLSFWIDPKMDGLAMEIIYENGSFTAALTRGDGTTGEVVTHTVRTIKNVPLRLRGKNVPTRLEVRGEVVIRRDAFSKLNETQRKYGKKVFANPRNAAAGSVRQLDSSVAAARPLMFLAYGIGIVEWEDNGQEWTTQQAIINGLSDLGFTVPQDAQLCESPEDVNALFEQLGEKRDTLPFEIDGMVAKLNDLELQTALGFTARFPRWAIAFKFPAQQAVTRLEEITIQVGRTGVLTPVAVLDPVEVGGVVVSRATLHNEDEIQAKGLMEGDMVIVQRAGDVIPEVVRALVEKRDGSEKEFTFPKECPVCHTDVVREEGEAAWRCINVTCPAVVKRSVSHFVSKAGLDIQGVGKSWVEKLVDKGMVKHPVDLFEIKRLDLMQFEGMGPVSAQKFVTALADIKKSAPLSRFICALGIRHVGEQTGKVLAKTYKDLDALALANVTELQELPDVGAEIAESIVDFFDNEANKAMLERFKAIGLDPKQEETVAIDEGHPFAGKTVVFTGSLTTKRADAKEMAESVGAKVVGSVSKKLDYLVAGEKAGSKLAKAEQLGIIILTEDEFLAMYKSESSIQTVDSNAVAAADETPSSITDPSQDTANDSVADKEEREDVAAELAVITEVVSSEESVAEENTVEPVKEEPSQEKEDTEKKDETKKKKQSANSSEQHSLFG
- a CDS encoding ACT domain-containing protein, which codes for MKVEQISVFLENKAGRLAEVTNTLATNGINIRALSLADTTDFGILRLIVDNSEKAKSVLKDKGFTVGKTNVVAVEVEDKPGGLNHILDTLGNNGINVEYMYAFVMPGSTNATLIFRFDKTDQAVEILSENNIPIIPGTKLHAQ
- the dapB gene encoding 4-hydroxy-tetrahydrodipicolinate reductase, with amino-acid sequence MSVSIVVMGANGRMGTTIARMAQDSDKYELAAVVERKGHEGRLDFWGCEVSNDLDDVLGKLDKAVVIDFTIPISSLENAKIAAKHNTPIVMGTTGFTNEERAQLEELAKTSPMFWAPNTSVGVYALTQILPELIKILGEDYDLEMVELHHNKKKDSPSGTAMRLAECLAEAKKWDLDEVANYHREGMIGERPKEEIGIQTIRGGDVVGVHTVYAMGPGERIEVTHHAHSRETFAAGALRAAYWLAGREAGKLYSMSDII
- a CDS encoding NAD+ synthase, whose amino-acid sequence is MKVALLQLNPVVGDVSGNINKIAEAVKKAAKDGAQLCVTPELSVCGYPPRDLLLRQDFIDGCQESLSALAVELKDMPPTLVGVPIHNPDSVGKPVFNAAALLANGTYSIVAHKTLLPTYDVFDENRYFEQGKLRGLVTINGRKVGVTICEDIWNDKSYWKNRRQYTQDPLGALVEDGADLIINLSASPFTLGKQFVREQMLSSMVCHYEIPFLYVNQVGGNDDLIFAGKSLAYASDGTLIGKGNSFEEDIILVDFEAKSGRVAHEDARDEAQAWQALVLGTRDYVQKCGFKKVVLGLSGGVDSALTAAVAAEALGSENVIGVLMPSPYSSQGSIDDSLDLAKRLGIHTETIEIEPMLTAFLGSLNPVFDGADTDVTEENLQARIRGNLLMAMSNKFGALLLTTGNKSELAVGYCTIYGDMAGGLAVIADVPKTLVWKVCRWANENCGEKIPVEIIDKAPSAELRPDQKDSDSLPEYEELDAILRKYIDERLGKEAIISQGHAREDVERVLWLVKISEFKRRQAAPGLRITDRAFGTGWRMPVASRVNLP
- a CDS encoding molybdopterin-dependent oxidoreductase; amino-acid sequence: MERISACTLDCPDGCSTIVTTDEHGNHSIKGNPAHPITQGYTCKKGKHALARINAPDRITTPLMRSGSTFVPVSWDKALTTIVDKISTLRNTPDRMLHVRGYGFHGVLADTSRYLFGQLGASGTRGALCDNAIMESCILDFGALDQNSHTELLNADCIVNWGRDVLRSSIHTATLLKDARNKGCKIVSISPASPEEGMRIHVSDLHIQIRPGTDRHLAAAVIRRLANEGIPDNILNRTSNSSTFVRFIKTLDERHLLDACGVSSTELSTLVEIYGKENFAVSSIIGWGLQRYIYGGENVRYINALCMLSGNVGQKGAGSYGGVSTGRNFDSSWRSGSKTSRKLLTPKLADEILDANDIEFLWCDGTNAINQTPEATKMTQAFSTIDMVVVVDAFMNDTAKRADIILPCALIYEREDVLGSYFHNYIQYSAKVFEPKGEARADYDIARDLANRLSIPFPEIDNILAQALDTKEVTNLTKNPLEKIRQQGFLPTDRPAVAFKNLQFGHPDGKYCLPESALHDEPEIDTDFPLSLLSLINKDYEHSQIPAEEQQEQLKAYVHPATLKQYRIEPDGQAHIVSSIGKLLVQAVADTSVHQEAIIVRRGGWMMFNRCANTIVEAHVTDIGENAAYYSQRVRLEVSE